One window of Streptomyces sp. SUK 48 genomic DNA carries:
- a CDS encoding methylmalonyl-CoA mutase family protein translates to MTVLPDDGLPLAAEFPDATHEQWQRLVEGVLRKSGKEVSGAAAEDALSTTLEDGLRTRPLYTARDTAPDPGLPGFAPFVRGARPEGGVAGGWGVRQRHTTLADGAVLADLENGGTSLWLALGEGGIPLADLGRALEGVYLDLAPVVLDAGRDTAEAAEALLALYADKGVEPEDVRGNLGGDPLGYEARTGTAQDVAPYVALAARCAEGYPGLRALTVDALPYHEAGGSAAQELGASLATGVAYLRALTEAGLSVEQAAGQLEFRYAATADQFLTIAKLRAARRLWARVAEVSGAPGAQTQHVVTSPVMMSRRDPWVNMLRTTIATLAAGVGGADSVTVLPFDHALGLPDAFARRIARNTSTILIEESYLARVIDPAGGSWYVERLTDELAEAGWEFFRTIERDGGQAAVLRSGRLRTDLATTWAQRSKKLAKRREPITGVSEFPLLAEKPVKREPAPKAPSGGLPRVRRDEAFEELRARSDAHLAATGARPRIFLATLGSPAEYTARASFAANLFQAGGIEPVTGGTFEDSGATEAVLCSGDATYAAQAEESAAALRAAGARQVFLAGRGEYAGVDRHVFAGCDAVDVLTATLDRMGVS, encoded by the coding sequence ATGACGGTCCTGCCTGACGACGGGCTCCCACTGGCCGCCGAGTTCCCTGACGCGACACACGAGCAGTGGCAACGCCTGGTCGAGGGTGTGCTGCGCAAGTCGGGCAAGGAAGTCTCGGGCGCGGCAGCTGAGGACGCTCTGTCCACGACGCTGGAGGACGGGCTGCGCACCCGTCCCCTGTACACGGCGCGCGACACCGCGCCCGACCCCGGTCTGCCGGGCTTCGCCCCGTTCGTACGGGGCGCGCGCCCCGAGGGCGGGGTCGCGGGCGGCTGGGGCGTACGCCAGCGGCACACGACGCTCGCCGACGGCGCGGTCCTCGCCGATCTGGAGAACGGCGGCACCTCGCTGTGGCTGGCGCTGGGCGAGGGCGGCATCCCGCTCGCCGACCTGGGCCGGGCCCTGGAGGGCGTCTACCTGGACCTCGCGCCCGTCGTGCTGGACGCCGGACGGGACACCGCCGAGGCGGCCGAGGCGCTGCTGGCCCTGTACGCGGACAAGGGCGTCGAGCCCGAGGACGTACGCGGCAACCTCGGCGGCGACCCGCTCGGGTACGAGGCCCGCACCGGGACCGCGCAGGACGTCGCGCCGTACGTCGCTCTGGCCGCGCGCTGCGCCGAGGGCTACCCGGGGCTGCGCGCGCTGACCGTGGACGCGCTGCCGTACCACGAGGCCGGCGGCTCGGCCGCGCAGGAGCTGGGCGCCTCGCTCGCCACCGGGGTGGCCTATCTGCGCGCGCTCACCGAGGCGGGCCTGAGCGTCGAACAGGCCGCCGGGCAGCTGGAGTTCCGGTACGCGGCCACCGCCGACCAGTTCCTGACCATCGCCAAGCTGCGCGCCGCGCGCCGGCTGTGGGCGCGGGTCGCGGAGGTCAGCGGGGCGCCCGGCGCCCAGACGCAGCACGTGGTGACGTCGCCGGTGATGATGTCCCGCCGCGACCCGTGGGTGAACATGCTGCGCACCACGATCGCGACGCTCGCCGCCGGGGTGGGCGGCGCCGACTCCGTGACGGTGCTGCCGTTCGACCACGCGCTCGGGCTGCCGGACGCGTTCGCCCGGCGCATCGCCCGCAACACCTCCACGATCCTGATCGAGGAGTCGTACCTCGCGCGCGTCATCGACCCGGCGGGCGGCTCCTGGTACGTGGAGCGGCTGACCGACGAACTCGCCGAGGCCGGCTGGGAGTTCTTCCGGACCATCGAGCGCGACGGCGGCCAGGCGGCCGTGCTGCGCTCCGGACGGCTGCGCACCGACCTCGCGACGACCTGGGCGCAGCGCTCCAAGAAGCTCGCCAAGCGGCGCGAACCCATCACCGGTGTCAGCGAGTTCCCGCTGCTGGCCGAGAAGCCGGTGAAGCGCGAGCCCGCGCCGAAGGCGCCGTCCGGGGGGCTGCCCCGGGTGCGCCGGGACGAGGCGTTCGAGGAGCTGCGGGCCCGCTCCGACGCCCATCTCGCGGCGACCGGCGCCCGGCCGCGGATCTTCCTCGCCACGCTCGGCTCGCCCGCCGAGTACACCGCGCGGGCCTCCTTCGCCGCCAATCTCTTCCAGGCCGGCGGCATCGAGCCGGTCACCGGGGGAACCTTCGAGGACAGCGGCGCCACCGAGGCCGTGCTGTGCTCCGGCGACGCGACGTACGCCGCACAGGCCGAGGAGAGCGCCGCGGCGCTGCGCGCCGCGGGCGCCCGGCAGGTGTTTTTGGCGGGCCGGGGCGAGTACGCCGGCGTCGACCGTCACGTCTTCGCGGGCTGCGACGCCGTCGATGTGCTGACCGCGACTCTCGACCGTATGGGAGTGTCCTGA
- a CDS encoding ATP-binding protein yields MSAPSHDSQVRNHLDGARHLLGTWPGRFRYPEVLALLTRGQSSYGPEDAVELARAVLARLGGRPVGLVCEELLERGEFDAAEYLLAGCADLRPYDAERLARQLESLRVRAAELVRQRLGALARRAQGAGVAWEDDPAGTEALVERARSGRPGVVARLDALADDLERRIADAARALADRLPPTERAGARGQAVARVRALLDAGELVAATALLNREPPGAPIPEGMTAPPAWKAEWDPRQFLDYHLNPGRLRPPAFVDWRAADREGQELLAAYGRLEHDLSAAAAAGFAHALCCFLGVPPGPLTATPVEHSAFHLTFLDGLFGGPALSRLHPTGRVDLYVGGPGAVGLPDTGEDERPCVAVGPQVEPSGYTDRRPTAVLTLRDLLRLVVLAEVPDRAAALLGVLAPQWPVSALAGHSGAELGRILGGEADVAWRTLRWISRLSLGCGPAAVQAMEHCTGMDPHLLLVMLRYAQDPADDAGPVRRWAAAEGGWQRDEALTHALREELTARCGGPAAEAAWWAALAASDPVGGQVGRDEAADMAEACGAGPGVRARVSGAVDELVRRGLLTPVPDGDGELRVPPGGVVRALRAEAEQQLTVLLGRLALEREGRGDGPRAWRLNRYATLPVYPRLRESPSALDEFGEEIELELSLEDLRRVAAAETELGPLLGSLGPEFEEAHPHVGLDVRCPPGLRVAVPEPELRVVLYEVMDNAAEALAGQDGVLQILVERESPEVLVVLRDSGPGLPERARSRPARIFGPTWTTRGEGRGRGLHRVRRFLRSRATDDVSADIEILDPDNRALTGAAFRLVLPEQEN; encoded by the coding sequence ATGAGCGCGCCGAGCCACGACAGCCAGGTGCGGAACCATCTGGACGGCGCCCGGCATCTGCTCGGCACCTGGCCCGGCCGGTTCCGCTACCCCGAGGTGCTGGCCCTGCTGACGCGCGGGCAGTCGTCGTACGGCCCCGAGGACGCCGTCGAGCTGGCCCGCGCGGTCCTCGCCCGGCTCGGCGGCCGCCCCGTGGGCCTCGTCTGCGAGGAGCTGCTGGAGCGGGGCGAGTTCGACGCCGCCGAGTATCTGCTCGCCGGCTGCGCTGACCTGCGCCCGTACGACGCCGAGCGGCTGGCCCGGCAGCTGGAGAGCCTGCGGGTGAGGGCCGCGGAGCTGGTACGGCAGCGGCTCGGCGCCCTCGCCCGGCGGGCCCAGGGCGCGGGCGTGGCGTGGGAGGACGACCCCGCCGGGACCGAGGCGCTGGTGGAGCGGGCACGCTCGGGGCGGCCCGGGGTCGTGGCCCGGCTGGACGCGCTGGCGGACGATCTCGAACGGCGCATCGCGGACGCCGCCCGCGCACTGGCCGACCGGCTGCCCCCGACGGAGCGCGCGGGTGCGCGGGGGCAGGCGGTCGCCCGGGTCAGGGCTCTGCTCGACGCCGGTGAACTCGTCGCCGCCACCGCCCTGTTGAACCGCGAGCCGCCCGGCGCCCCGATCCCCGAGGGCATGACCGCGCCGCCGGCCTGGAAGGCGGAGTGGGACCCGCGCCAGTTCCTCGACTATCACCTCAACCCCGGACGGCTGCGGCCTCCGGCGTTCGTCGACTGGCGGGCGGCCGACCGCGAGGGACAGGAACTGCTGGCGGCGTACGGCAGGCTGGAGCACGATCTGTCGGCCGCGGCGGCCGCCGGGTTCGCCCATGCCCTGTGCTGCTTCCTCGGGGTGCCGCCCGGACCGCTGACGGCCACGCCGGTCGAGCACAGCGCCTTCCATCTCACCTTCCTGGACGGCCTGTTCGGCGGCCCCGCCCTCTCCCGGCTGCACCCCACCGGACGCGTCGACCTGTACGTCGGCGGGCCCGGCGCGGTCGGCCTGCCGGACACCGGCGAGGACGAGCGGCCCTGTGTGGCGGTCGGCCCCCAGGTGGAGCCGTCCGGCTACACCGACCGGCGGCCCACCGCGGTACTGACCCTGCGGGACCTGCTGCGCCTGGTGGTGCTCGCCGAGGTACCGGACCGGGCCGCGGCGCTGCTCGGCGTTCTCGCCCCGCAGTGGCCGGTCTCGGCGCTCGCCGGGCACAGCGGTGCCGAGCTCGGCCGGATCCTGGGCGGCGAGGCCGACGTGGCCTGGCGCACCCTGCGCTGGATCAGCCGGCTGTCGCTGGGCTGCGGACCGGCGGCCGTGCAGGCCATGGAGCACTGCACCGGCATGGACCCGCATCTGCTGCTGGTGATGCTGCGGTACGCGCAGGACCCCGCCGACGACGCCGGCCCCGTACGGCGCTGGGCGGCGGCCGAGGGCGGCTGGCAGCGGGACGAGGCGCTGACCCATGCCTTGCGCGAGGAGCTGACGGCCCGCTGCGGCGGGCCCGCGGCGGAGGCGGCGTGGTGGGCGGCGCTGGCGGCGAGCGACCCGGTGGGCGGGCAGGTCGGCCGGGACGAGGCGGCGGACATGGCGGAGGCGTGCGGCGCGGGGCCCGGGGTCAGGGCGCGGGTGTCCGGCGCCGTCGACGAGCTGGTGCGCCGCGGTCTGCTGACCCCGGTGCCGGACGGCGACGGCGAGCTGCGGGTGCCGCCCGGCGGTGTCGTACGAGCGCTGCGGGCCGAGGCCGAGCAGCAGCTCACCGTGCTGCTCGGCCGGCTCGCCCTGGAGCGGGAGGGACGGGGCGACGGCCCGCGGGCATGGCGCCTCAACCGTTACGCGACCCTGCCGGTGTATCCCCGGCTGCGGGAAAGCCCCTCCGCCTTGGACGAGTTCGGCGAGGAGATCGAACTTGAGCTGTCCCTGGAAGACCTCCGGCGGGTTGCGGCGGCCGAGACCGAACTGGGCCCGCTGCTCGGCTCCTTGGGGCCCGAGTTCGAGGAGGCGCACCCGCATGTGGGACTGGATGTGCGCTGCCCGCCCGGACTGCGGGTCGCGGTCCCCGAGCCCGAGCTGCGCGTGGTGCTCTACGAGGTGATGGACAACGCCGCGGAGGCCCTCGCCGGGCAGGACGGGGTGCTCCAGATCCTGGTGGAGCGGGAGAGCCCCGAGGTGCTGGTCGTGCTGCGGGACAGCGGCCCCGGCCTGCCGGAGCGGGCCCGGTCACGGCCCGCGCGGATCTTCGGGCCCACCTGGACCACCCGGGGCGAGGGCCGGGGCCGGGGCCTGCACCGGGTCCGCCGCTTCCTCCGGTCCCGGGCCACGGACGACGTCTCCGCCGACATCGAGATCCTCGACCCCGACAACCGCGCCCTGACGGGGGCGGCCTTCCGCCTGGTCCTCCCGGAACAGGAGAACTGA
- a CDS encoding GAF and ANTAR domain-containing protein: MDWRVFAERMAALARELLAQETVTDTLERITRSATELVPGCDAAGILLLHAKGVRTLAPTDQVVIDSDQAQERLQEGPCYDVARPESDERVFRITDFSEEHAGWPRYVRAGRELGLGSMMGFLLYTEEEDLGALNIYSRSPGAFGDASETAGWLLASHAAVAFSSARTHAQLEQAVATRHVIGEAMGILMGSHDLTEDQAFDVLRRYSQDKNIKLRDVARRICERGGLG, encoded by the coding sequence ATGGATTGGCGCGTGTTCGCCGAACGGATGGCCGCACTGGCGCGGGAACTGCTGGCGCAGGAGACGGTGACCGACACCCTGGAGCGGATCACCCGGTCCGCCACCGAGCTCGTCCCGGGCTGTGACGCGGCCGGGATTCTCCTCCTGCACGCCAAGGGCGTCCGCACCCTCGCGCCGACCGACCAGGTGGTGATCGACAGCGACCAGGCGCAGGAGCGGCTCCAGGAAGGACCGTGCTACGACGTCGCCCGCCCCGAGAGCGACGAGCGGGTGTTCCGGATCACCGATTTCAGCGAGGAGCACGCGGGCTGGCCCCGCTATGTGAGGGCGGGCCGCGAGCTGGGCCTCGGCAGCATGATGGGCTTCCTGCTCTACACCGAGGAGGAGGACCTCGGCGCGCTGAACATCTACTCCCGCAGCCCGGGTGCCTTCGGCGACGCCAGCGAGACGGCCGGCTGGCTGCTCGCCTCGCACGCCGCCGTCGCCTTCTCCAGCGCCCGCACCCACGCCCAGCTGGAACAGGCCGTCGCCACCCGGCACGTCATCGGCGAGGCCATGGGCATCCTCATGGGCAGCCACGACCTCACCGAGGACCAGGCGTTCGACGTGCTGCGCCGCTACTCCCAGGACAAGAACATCAAGCTCCGGGACGTGGCCCGGCGGATCTGCGAGCGCGGCGGCCTCGGCTGA
- the scpA gene encoding methylmalonyl-CoA mutase has product MGIPDFSGIELGTPPAGGSAEEWQAAVKQATGGAEPLWETPEGIGVKPLYTGRDLEGLDFLDTYPGMAPYLRGPYPTMYVNQPWTIRQYAGFSTAEESNAFYRRNLAAGQKGLSVAFDLPTHRGYDSDHPRVTGDVGMAGVAIDSIYDMRQLFDGIPLDRMTVSMTMNGAVLPVLALYIVAAEEQGVPPEKLAGTIQNDILKEFMVRNTYIYPPKPSMRIISDIFAYTSQRMPRYNSISISGYHIQEAGATADLELAYTLADGVEYIRAGREAGLDVDAFAPRLSFFWAIGMNFFMEVAKLRAARLLWSKLVAQFEPKNTKSLSLRTHSQTSGWSLTAQDVFNNVTRTCVEAMAATQGHTQSLHTNALDEALALPTDFSARIARNTQLLIQQESGTTRTIDPWGGSAYVERLTYDLARRAWAHIQEVEQAGGMAQAIDAGIPKLRVEEAAARVQARIDSGRQPVIGVNKYRVDSDEQIDVLKVDNSSVRTQQIEKLRRLRAERDEQACRDALDALTRAAEGTENLLELAVRAARAKATVGEISDALEKVYGRHASQIRTISGVYRNEAGESPSVDRTRALVDAFEEAEGRRPRILVAKMGQDGHDRGQKVIATAFADLGFDVDVGPLFQTPDEVARQAVEADVHVVGVSSLAAGHLTLVPALREKLAEEGREDIMVVVGGVIPPQDVPTLLEMGATAVFPPGTVIPDAAYDLVQRLAADLGHEL; this is encoded by the coding sequence ATGGGAATCCCCGACTTCTCCGGCATCGAGCTGGGGACCCCGCCGGCCGGCGGCAGCGCCGAGGAGTGGCAGGCGGCCGTCAAGCAGGCCACCGGCGGCGCCGAGCCGCTGTGGGAGACCCCGGAGGGCATCGGGGTCAAGCCGCTGTACACCGGGCGTGACCTGGAGGGCCTGGACTTCCTGGACACCTACCCGGGCATGGCGCCGTACCTGCGCGGCCCGTACCCGACGATGTACGTCAACCAGCCCTGGACGATCCGCCAGTACGCGGGCTTCTCCACCGCCGAGGAGTCCAACGCCTTCTACCGGCGCAACCTCGCGGCCGGCCAGAAGGGCCTGTCGGTCGCCTTCGACCTGCCCACGCACCGCGGTTACGACAGCGACCACCCGCGGGTGACCGGCGACGTCGGCATGGCGGGCGTGGCGATCGACTCGATCTACGACATGCGGCAGCTGTTCGACGGCATCCCGCTCGACCGGATGACCGTGTCGATGACGATGAACGGCGCCGTGCTGCCGGTGCTCGCGCTGTACATCGTGGCGGCGGAGGAACAGGGCGTACCGCCCGAGAAGTTGGCCGGGACCATCCAGAACGACATCCTCAAGGAGTTCATGGTCCGCAACACCTACATCTATCCGCCGAAGCCGTCGATGCGGATCATCTCCGACATCTTCGCGTACACCTCGCAGCGGATGCCGCGCTACAACTCCATCTCCATCTCCGGATATCACATCCAGGAGGCGGGTGCGACGGCCGATCTGGAGCTGGCGTACACGCTCGCCGACGGTGTGGAGTACATCCGCGCGGGGCGCGAAGCCGGCCTGGACGTGGACGCGTTCGCGCCGCGCCTGTCGTTCTTCTGGGCGATCGGCATGAACTTCTTCATGGAGGTCGCCAAGCTCCGGGCGGCCCGGCTGCTGTGGTCCAAGCTGGTCGCGCAGTTCGAGCCGAAGAACACCAAGTCCCTGTCGCTGCGCACCCATTCGCAGACCTCGGGCTGGTCGCTGACCGCGCAGGACGTGTTCAACAACGTCACGCGCACCTGTGTGGAGGCGATGGCCGCGACCCAGGGCCACACCCAGTCGCTGCACACCAACGCGCTGGACGAGGCGCTGGCGCTGCCCACCGACTTCTCGGCGCGCATCGCCCGCAACACCCAGCTGCTCATCCAGCAGGAGTCGGGCACCACCCGGACCATCGACCCCTGGGGCGGCAGCGCCTATGTGGAGCGGCTGACGTACGACCTCGCCCGCCGGGCCTGGGCGCACATCCAGGAGGTGGAGCAGGCGGGCGGCATGGCGCAGGCCATCGACGCCGGCATCCCCAAGCTGCGCGTGGAGGAGGCGGCGGCCCGGGTCCAGGCCCGCATCGACTCCGGGCGCCAGCCGGTGATCGGCGTCAACAAGTACCGCGTCGACAGCGACGAGCAGATCGACGTGCTCAAGGTCGACAACTCCTCGGTGCGCACCCAGCAGATCGAGAAGCTGCGCCGGCTGCGCGCGGAGCGGGACGAGCAGGCGTGCCGGGACGCGCTGGACGCGCTCACCCGGGCCGCCGAGGGCACCGAGAACCTGCTGGAGCTGGCGGTGCGGGCGGCCCGCGCCAAGGCGACCGTCGGCGAGATCTCCGACGCCCTGGAGAAGGTGTACGGCCGGCACGCGAGCCAGATCCGTACGATCTCCGGTGTGTACCGCAACGAAGCCGGGGAGTCCCCGTCCGTGGACCGTACCCGCGCCCTGGTGGACGCCTTCGAGGAGGCGGAGGGGCGCCGGCCGCGCATCCTGGTCGCCAAGATGGGCCAGGACGGCCATGACCGGGGCCAGAAGGTGATCGCGACCGCGTTCGCCGACCTCGGCTTCGACGTCGACGTCGGCCCGCTGTTCCAGACGCCGGACGAGGTCGCCCGGCAGGCGGTCGAGGCGGACGTCCACGTGGTCGGCGTGTCCTCGCTGGCCGCGGGACATCTGACCCTCGTACCGGCGCTGCGCGAGAAGCTGGCGGAGGAGGGCCGAGAGGACATCATGGTCGTGGTCGGCGGGGTGATCCCGCCGCAGGACGTGCCGACGCTGCTGGAGATGGGCGCCACGGCCGTGTTCCCGCCCGGGACGGTGATCCCGGACGCGGCGTACGACCTGGTCCAGCGCCTGGCGGCCGACCTCGGCCACGAGCTGTAG
- the meaB gene encoding methylmalonyl Co-A mutase-associated GTPase MeaB: MAPIDLDTYVKGVLDGKRALVARAITLVESTRPQHRVLAQELLTRLLPHSGRARRIGISGVPGVGKSTFIDAFGTMLTSLGHRVAVLAVDPSSTRTGGSILGDKTRMERLSVDPAAFVRPSPSAGTLGGVTKATRESMVVMEAAGYDVVLVETVGVGQSETAVADMVDTFLLLTLARTGDQLQGIKKGVLELADVIAVNKADGPHERDARAAARELAGALRLMHGKDAFWTPPVLHCSARESMGLDTVWERLEQHRTLLDSTGRLTAKRRDQQVGWTWAMVRDELLGRLHADPAVRAAAPELERQVREGKLTATLAAERILGTFEGGGAGRSEPAG, encoded by the coding sequence ATGGCCCCGATCGATCTCGACACGTATGTGAAGGGTGTGCTCGACGGGAAGCGGGCCCTGGTGGCCCGCGCCATCACGCTCGTCGAGTCCACCCGGCCGCAGCACCGGGTGCTGGCGCAGGAGTTGCTGACCCGGCTGCTGCCGCACAGCGGCCGGGCCCGGCGGATCGGCATCAGCGGGGTGCCGGGGGTCGGCAAGTCGACGTTCATCGACGCGTTCGGCACCATGCTGACCTCGCTGGGCCACCGGGTCGCCGTCCTCGCCGTCGACCCCTCCTCGACCCGTACCGGCGGCTCCATCCTCGGCGACAAGACGCGGATGGAACGGCTGTCGGTCGATCCGGCGGCCTTCGTGAGGCCCTCCCCCAGCGCGGGCACGCTGGGCGGGGTCACGAAGGCCACCCGGGAGTCGATGGTGGTGATGGAGGCGGCGGGCTACGACGTGGTCCTGGTGGAGACCGTCGGCGTCGGGCAGTCGGAGACGGCGGTCGCCGACATGGTCGACACGTTCCTGCTGCTCACCCTGGCCCGCACCGGCGACCAGTTGCAGGGCATCAAGAAGGGCGTCCTGGAGCTGGCCGACGTGATCGCCGTCAACAAGGCGGACGGGCCGCACGAGCGGGACGCGCGGGCGGCGGCACGGGAGCTGGCGGGCGCGCTGCGGCTGATGCACGGCAAGGACGCGTTCTGGACGCCGCCGGTGCTGCATTGCAGCGCGCGTGAGTCCATGGGGCTCGACACGGTGTGGGAACGGCTGGAGCAGCATCGCACGCTGCTGGACTCCACCGGCAGGCTCACCGCCAAGCGGCGGGACCAGCAGGTCGGCTGGACCTGGGCGATGGTCCGCGACGAACTCCTCGGCCGGCTGCACGCGGACCCGGCGGTCCGGGCGGCGGCACCGGAGCTCGAACGGCAGGTCAGGGAGGGGAAGTTGACGGCGACGCTGGCGGCGGAGCGGATTCTGGGGACATTCGAGGGGGGCGGCGCGGGCCGGTCGGAGCCGGCGGGCTGA